DNA from Sulfurimonas xiamenensis:
TTCTATAAATCCCTTCTACTACCATTATATGAGTAAAAATCATGCTATAATTATTTCATCTGATTACCAAAGTTTTATAAACTTTTCCTCTAGTAAGTTGGAAATAAATTGGAAACAAATTATTCACTGGAAATAAAATGGCTGTTGAACATAAAAAGACATCGTGTAAAGACCTCTTTTTTAGAGATACTGATGATGGAGATATTATATATTATATTCTTAAACCTCAAAAGAACTCTAAAGAGGATAAAGAAAAAATCATCGGCAAAAAATCTGAAGGTATTACTGAAGAAGAGATGTGTGAAAAATGGATAAAAAAATTACGCCCTCGTGAAAGATATGCCACAAGTAAAACTGGTGTATTTTGGAGACACTGCACAACGAACGGCAAAGATGACAAAACATACTACATCACTTATAAAGTTCAAGATGAACAAAATCCTGCTAAAACCAAAACAGTTGAAACAGTTGTAGGGAAACATTCTCAAAATGTCAGAGTCGCTTATGCTCATCAAAAATATATTGAAACGGTCAATAATCTTAAAACAGGCGAACCAGTTCCTATAAAGAGAAAAAAGAAAAAATATTATACATTGCAAGATGCCTTTAATGAATATATAAAACATACCAAGAATGAGAAAAAAACTTGGAAAAAAGACGAAGAGATTTATACTAATCATCTTGCGAAGTTTCATAATACTGAGCTTGTCAGCTTAACTCAAGCAGATTTCAATGACTTGAAAAACGAAAAACTAAAAACACATTCAAAACGAACAGTTCAATATATCTTGGCTGTCGCACGACAAATTATCAATTATGCGATTGCACATTCCAAAGATAAAGAGGTGCAAAGATATGTTAATCCAGTAGCTAACGGTAAAGTTAAAATCAAAAAACTAAATAATGAAAATACAGCTTTTTTTACATATGAGCAGATGGAAACTTTACTCAAAGAGTTAGAAAAATATAAACTTTCTTCTTCACTGACGTATCAGCTTACAATAGCTCTACTTCATACTGGTGCTAGATTTTCAGAAGTTGCAACTCTGACTTGGGATGATATCAATATAAAAGAAAAAACTTTCTACTTTAAATCTACAAAAGAAGGTAACGAAAGACACGTTTCAATGAGTCCTCAATTAGAAAGTATCATTAAAGAACTGCCTAAAAGAGGTTCTTTAGTATTTACAACTCCTAGGGGAACACAAATTTTGCAGATGCCAGATAGTTGGCAAAGAACAGTAGATAAACTTTTTCCAGAAAATGTGATTACCGTGCAAAGAACAAAAGATGGGATTATGCTTGAACTTTCTGATACCGATAGAGAATTACTTGAAAAACAAACAAAAAAACGTTTAACTGTTCATAGCCTAAGACATACACATGCCTCGTGGATGGCTATGAGCGGCAATTTCACATTACTTGAGATACGTGACGAGCTTGGACACAAAACAACCAAAATGACTGAAAGGTATGCTCATCTTATGCCAGAAGCTAGGCATCAAAAAGTGAGTGCTTTATTTGAGAAGTTCTAAAACTAAATCTAACAACTATCTCAATACAATGAATTGCAACATAAAGGTTTCACATAGTCTTTGTTGTGTTTCATGCTATCAAGGTAAACGAATATACTTTCAAAATCATCATAGGTTACGCTGTCATCTTTTGTTATGAAGTTTGCTAAATCTGTTTTTTTTATAATTTTATCTTTGTAGGCTATATATGAAGTGCTAGGTATAGAGTGTATTGCTTCTTCTGTTACAAGTTCACTAGATACATATTCTTTTAAAGCTTTAATTGTACTTTTTTGAAGCCCTTCTTTTGTGGTATCTATTGTATAACCAAGTTTTTTGATTTTGTCTATAACAATACCTTGTTCAAATAATTTTTCAATATAACCACTTCTATCATCGTCAATTAAAAAATAGTTGGTATGTTTATAGCGTTCAAAATATTGCTTTATATTCCTGTCATCTGCATCGAGAATAAAACAAAACTTCAAGTCATCCTTAACATAAGGGAGAATGCACTTTCTCATATTTATTATGCTTAAATCTTTTTGATTTTCATAGAAAACTTTGTGTATATTAGATACATTTGACCATGATTCTAGATTACAGTATCTTAAATGTAATCCCTCGTATTTCCCTTTTTCTTGAAAATATTTTAGAGCTTTTTTCATATACATAATATCTGTAATACCTTCTGTAAAAACTAGTATAGAACTATATATTTGAGTGAATATTGTAGTGACACACCTTTGGTTTAGATGGTTTAAATCCAACTTTTCGAATTCATTTAGTTTTTTGGATAAACTAAAGTTACTATCAAGAAGATAGAAAGTATGCCTGTATTTAATGTAAAGGAAATTGTCTCTGCCCTTAACTTGTCCTAGAAAATTTATCTTTCCTATCAAAATGTTTTTAAAGCTTGACTCTAAATCAGTTAAATACTTATCAGGTTGTTTGTTGAATTTTTCAAAATGCTTTTCAGCAGCTTCTTTCAAACCATCTGTATACCATGAAAAAAGCATACTACGTATTTGTCGTATATATTTTCTATCTAAATTTACCTTTTGATTAACCTTTAGTCCAGTAACAGTTTGAGTTTGGTTTTGGAGCTGAACTCTTGTTTTTGATGTATTTATTTTAAAGCCATTATCAACTATTACTTGTTCAATATCTGAGATAATATTTTCTATGTTTATATTTTGTTTATTGGTGGAAAAGGTAATATCATCTGCATATCTGGAAAATACTAGTGAATTTTCTTTTGCAACTTTAAGTAGTTGGAAATCCATTTTTTTACAAATCAAGTTAGTTATTATGGGTGATGTTGGTGCTCCCTGTGGTAACTCATTATTAAATACTGTAAGTTGAGCGAGTCTCGTTGCAATGTCCTTATCTATTTCAAAAGGTTTAGATATGAATAAACCTCTTACACGACCAAAATTGACTGTGTTAAAAAAATTCTCAATATCAACATTGATTACAATACTTTTTTTAGTATGTTTCAAGGCATTACTAACAATATTCTTTGTATCAAATTTATATGATTTTATAAATCCATGCACTGGCTTTGGTGGAATATAAATATCTTGTAAAAGAGTATTCAGTTTTTTTTGAACAACTTTTGCAAATGTAGGGGGAATATTTAATTTCCTCTGTCCTCCATTTTTTTTAGTTATAATTTTTTCGGAGTAGCCTTTAGTTCTAATTTGATATAGAGCATATTCAAATATTTTCTTGTGGGAATGATAAAACTCTTCTATTTTATGCATTAAAAAACCTTATTATTTTCACTTAATCTTAAACGAACAATTATCATCGATAATCTCGCAAACATTGAAAAGAATTATTTTAAGAAGAATGAACTGTATTCATTTTCTACTCGTTGCAGGAACAACAACGAAAAGTTAAATAAATAAGGTTTCCATAAGTATATCACATGATTACTACATAAATAATATCATATTTTCAATATTGATTATAAACTGTCAACTTATCAAATAGCTCTATAATTTAATCAACTCTCCTATCACTATTTAGATAGTAAATTCTTTTTAAGTCATTATAGCTTTCTCTTGCTTCTTTAACATTAAGAATGATTTTTTGGTTTTCCATTGTCTCTATAACTACAAACTGAGTATCTAAATTATCAATGAGTTGGATAAAGTGTTTGAAGTTTTTCACTTTCACACCGTTTACAGTTTCAACCACAAAAGCACCTGACCAGTATCCTCGGTTTACATTATGAGGAAAAATCGTTTGCATCCAAACAACAGGTTCATCAAAATCTTCTGTTTTCCCTTTTTTATAAAAAAGCATATTAATACCGCTTGCTTTGTCTGATATAGCAGATATATAATTTTTTGTAAGTGGAGTAAACGCCAATCCGCCAAATATACAATACCTTGGTTCTTTTTCAAACTCGTATACAATAAGCGGAGATAGTCTTTCAATAGTATGAGTAAAGGATACAATCTTCTTATCTCTTAGAACTTTGATATTTAGAGTATCGCCAATTTGCTTTTTGTGCATCAAGAGTGAAGCGTTTACTCTTCCAAACTGAGATTCTATTGTTCCATCATTTGCAACTGCTTTGCCGTCAATTTCTAAAAGTATGTCATTCTCTTTAAAATCTTTGACACCATAATCAACTTTTGTGATTAGTATTCCGCTACCATCTTGTAATCCAAAATACTCTTTAACACTATCATTTCTAATGAAATTGACAGATAAACCATCTTCTCCAAAGCCATCTACTTTTCCATCTTCAACATCTGTTAAAAATGTATTGATAATGACTGATGGGACTATATATGAGATATTACTTGCATTTTTTAAGCTCATCATAGAAATACCAACAATATCCCCATTTTTGTCAATTGCTGGACCACCACTGTTCCCACTGTTGATTGCTGCATCAACTTGTATTGCCAATAGCTGTTCTGCGCTCCAAACATAACTTGTATATTCAATTCTTGAGATTACACCAGTTGTGGTTGAAATGGATTGTCCTCCAAGTGGATACCCTAATACGGTTATCTCATCTCTAGGTTTTACATTTTCATTTAGTTTTAATGGTTTTGTTCCTTTAAAAAAGCCTGCATCTTGCACTTCAACTATCGCTAAGTCTGCCTGATGAGAGATATACTTAACATTAGCAATATATTTTTTAGGGTCGTTTTCTTTTTGAACTTCTAAAAATTTTGCACCACTTACAACATGCGCAGATGTTAATATTCTATTTCCATCAATAATCGCGCCTGAACCTACATACCTAAAAATCTTGCTCGTTTGCCAAGGGTATTTGTAATCTGCTGTTGACGTTGATGTGTGTATCTTTACAATAGATTCTATTGGTAAGCTTGAAGCTACTAAAAAAGTTGTAGATATTAGTAGTAAAAATAATTTTTTCAAAAAAATTCCTTTGTCTTAATTTTAGTATTTGTCTTGGAGCACTAAACTGTTGGCAATGTAGACAAAAATTGGCTTGTAATCAGAAAAAAGTTGAAGAAGCTCTTTGTCTGAAAGTTTATTTTCATAAGTTCCAACCATCCCTTGAATTGCTATTGCTTTGTTTTGAAAAAAAATCATATATTGAACCATTTCCATATCAGATTTAAAATCCAACCTTTGCAATGTTATTTTCATTCTTTGCATAATCCCATGACTATCTTCTAAGGTTATAGGTTCGCAACTTCTTAATATAGCTCCATCTGGTATTTCTTGACACATCTCATTTATAACATCTTTATTGAAGTCTTGAGCTGTAAATCCATCAGGGATATTTTTTACCATAATATTAGATGTTATAAAAGATTTTCCATCAATCATATAACCGTTGTTGGCAGTAAATTTTTGGACAATATTTGGTCTGTTGGCTTCCTGTGCTTTCCAACTTTTAGGAACTTTTATCGAAAATTTGACACCTTTTGCTTTCCCATTTCCATTACTAATGAATTTCAGATAAAAGCCATCTTGTAGTTCAGATAATTTATATTTTTGATATGAGGGATTAAACATCAAAAGTGTTTCTATGATAGGAGAATCAATGCTTCCCCTTGCTCTTAATTTAACTTCTTCTAAAAATTGCAGCGCTTCAGTTTCAGACAGATTACCTAAATCAAGTTGTTTTGGTATTTGATTGTGTATATTACTTTTTAAATCATTCCAACTTGACTTGATTTTTTTAGACATAATGTTGTCAATATTCTTTAAAGAACTATCAAAACTTATTTTAAATTCATGTTCAGCCAGAAAAACTTGATTTTTTAAATGTGGATATTTATTTTTTATCTTGTTTAAAGTATATGATTGACCTATATAGTACCCGTAGGTTTTCGTAATATCCATAAACAGTTGTTTGTTTATATCTATTGCTGTAGCTTGAACATTCAAAAAAATAATAAGGAGTAATAAATAAAATTTCATATTTTAAAAGGTTGATTTTCAGTTATAGATTGCATATAGAATTATATTTCCAATAATTACTACCAGTATCATAACTTTTGTTTTTTCCCAAGCTGCATTTGTAGCAGCTTTAGACATTCCAACTAAATCTTCAACAGACATCATAACCATTTCTTTTGCCTGCTGTTTTGCCTTTTTTATCCAATTGTTGAGTATATCATCATCAATTGAGTAGCTTTCCCAATTAGTTTGTTCTCTCGTATAGCTTTCTGAAACCGTCTGCTCTTGTCCAGTAGCCTGTTTAAATTTTTGATATTGTTTGTCATATCTCAATCTGGCTTCATCATCTTTGAGAATTAAATATGCTTCATTGATAAGCTGCATTCTAGCCGTCGCTTCAGGAGAGCTATTTCTATCTGGATGCCATTTCAATGCTTCTTTTTTAAATGCAGCTTTGATTTCTTTTTTTGTGGCGTTATGCTCTATATTTAATATAGCATAATAATCAATCATTAATCATCTTTATCGAGACTAATTTCTTTACTGCTTTTAGGTTGATATTTCCAAATAGCTCCAATAGCAGCAAACATCCCAGCTGCTACAATCCACATTGGTAAAACACCGAATTGACCACTCACTCTCATGATTGAAAATATTGTCATTCCCACAAAAAATGTGATTATAATCAATAGTGATTTTAATAGAAACCTTTTCATTATTTTTCCTTATTTATAAATGATTCAAATATGCTACCCACAAGCTACTTAAATACATATTATTTCATAAATTTTAATTATATAAATTGCTATTTCAAATTTTTCAAATACTCATATGCTGCATTGATTTCTTTCATTTTAGCTTCTGCTTCGTGAATAAATTCTTCTCCTAAATGCCTCATCCTATCAGGATGAAATTTCATTGCCAGTCTTCTATATGTTTTCTTTATTTCATCTTGTGTCGCATTTGCATCAAGTCCTAATACATCTAAATAATGTTCTTTTTTAGTTTTGTTTTGTTTGTGAGATTGGTGTTTGAACTCATTATACATTGAGCCCTTAATACCAAAAATTGTTTCAGCTTCCAGTAGTAGTAATTCTTCCTCTGCGCTAATTGTGCCATCGGCAATAGCGATTAAGAATAAAACATCCAATACTGCACTTAATAAATTCGTATCAAAATTGTTCAATAAGATATTTGCATAGTATTCAAAAGGTTTTGGCGAATATTTTGCTTGATTAAAGGTATTAAGCATTTCAGTTTTTGCTTGATTCTCCAACTTCATAGTTTTTGATAAAAACTCTTTAACTACTTCTACTTCTTCTGGACTTACAACTCCATCTGCATACGCTAATTTAGCCATGAGCGACAACGAATTGTCTAAAAATATATTTGCATTTCGTTTTGTTTCTTTATAATGCTTGTAGTTGTTAATGTAGTCATCAGGGTCTTGAGGGTTTTGTAGGATAAAGTTTACCAATGCTGATATAACATCATCGTTGTAATCAATGAATGCAGTGAAGGATTCATCAGCATTAACTTTAATGTTAATCATTCCCCTAGATAAAGTAGCATCAAATAATGACATTTTTTTATCTTCAAAAGACACTCTGCCATCTGTATATACCTTGGCTTTTCCAGATAGTTCTTTTTGTTTTTTGCCAAAGAAACCATCAACTTTATAGAAATATTTACAATCCCTTAAAATGAAATAACCATTTTTTTCCATAAAGTCTGTAAAATATTTTAATCTGTAATCAAATGTTTTTTGAGCAATATAATTATATGCTTTAACAAGTTTAGGAGCTACATACATTGTTTGCTTGCTTACTTCTATGAGCTTATCGCCACTTACGACAATGCTAACATCAACTTGCTGTGTATTTATGACACCATTTGTAGTTGTAGATTTCCAATAAATTTTAATATGTGTAACATCTGCAAAAGAATAAGTTTGTTTTTTGTATTTGAACCTGTTTGGATATACCTCAAGACCAGCAGTAGAAAGAGGATGTTCCTCAGATATGATATTTGCATTTTCTTGTGCTTTTTTTACTGCCGCAGCACCTTTTTGTAATGCTTCCGCACCCTTACCAAGAGCTTCTGCTCCTTTACCAACAGCTTCAGCAGCTTTTCCTAAAAAGTTTTCAAACATTGTTGTTCCTATCTAAAAGTCAGATTTATTTATATTGGTTGTCCTTAAGTTACCATTACTAACTCTGTATAATGTGATGGTATATCCATTGATTTGATAGCCTGTATCTCTAAATGAAAACATCTCATCTGCTTTGCTATATCCTGTATCAGGTCCAAATAGATAATTATATCCATACCATTTATCTCCAGAAGCATATGTGATTTCATAAGTTCCTAAAGGTACTTTTGTTTCTAGAGTATTTCCACCACGAATGAAGATAGTCATTACTGCTTTCTTTGTATAATAATCTTTTAATTTAACAACGTAATTTGAGCCATGAGAAGTATTGATTTTTAACGGTGCGACTCTATTTTCATATGTAAAAGTTTGAATCTCTCCGTTATATGGAAGAATTTGTTCTGGATGGCTAAAAGTAGGCTCTGATTTTGTTGTTTTTTTACCTGAAGAACTATCTTGTGAACTAATAAAAAATATAAAACCTGCAATCGCTACTAACCAAAAAATCCAAGCATAACTTGTAGGATTTTCAGCTTTTTTTTCTTTTTCTATTTCTTTTGGATTTTTATAGATAATTTTCCAACACTTGCCACACTTGGCTTCTTTTATGTTTTCATCATTTATTCTATTTTTTTGACCACAATTTGGACACTCAATAATCCTCTCCATAGATTATCGTTGTCCATTGAGTTTTTGAGTTGCTTTCCATGCTGAATACGATTGCTTACCAGCGCAATTTTGGTTGAAATAGTTAATCATGCGGCTATGTTCATTAACTTTTTGATTGTAATTGTTAACAGCAGCACTATCGTATTGATTTACATAAGTATTGTTTAGTTTTTCGCCCAACCATTCAGCTTCATTGTAAATCTTTACACATTTTTCCATTGCTTCATCTGATATAACTGGAACACTGCCTCTAGTGCTGCTTGTTGGTGGTGCAACATATTCCCTAGCACTCAAAGAGCAAATTAATGTCAGTGTGATAAATATTATTGACTTGTTCATAATGTTCCTTTATGATTTTGAATTATTTGAAAAATTATTTTTTAAACAATTTTCTTATTTTTTCCAAATTCGCGGAAAATGTTTCATATTCTTCGCCGTTATCTTGAATTACACTTCTAGAAACAATATCTTGAAAAGTACGTCTAGAGTCTTCTGCCGATTGTAGATATTTAGATGAAAATTCACTATTCTCAGTCATGTTGAAATACCATTTACAAACCTTATTCATATCAACACCATTCACAACTCTCATTGACATTAAAGTTAACATATCTAGTGTTGCATCTTTTTGTGATACAGCTAATCCAAGTATATAATTTCGATTATCCGTCCATTTATTAGCTAAAACATCTCTACAGCCATTGTAAATCCAATCTTTGTTAATATCAAATGATGCTTCCGTATTTTGTTCAGCTGCATGAATTAAAGAGATTAAACTCAACAACAAAATTAATTTTTTCATAATTCCACCTTACTATATTTTTTTAACTTGATTAGCATCACATACTTCTCCATCAATATACATTATTGCACTTTCATAATCGCAAAAATCATCTTTTAAGATTTGCACATCAGAACTAGAATAAATATAGCAATAAGTTTTAATTAAAATATCTGAGCCGTAACCACCTTTTAAAACTATAGAGTTGCTATCCAACACTACAAAATTTGTTTTATCTTTTGCACCGTAAACACAATCTGCACCTAATTGACCGAAAACTAATAATAAGCTAAATAAAATCCTAGATACCATCTTTAAAAACCTTTAATGTTATAAAGTATTGCAACAAGTTTAGCAAAATTACAATAATATGTGTAGTAATTATTCGAATTTCAGAGCAGTTCACATAAAATATGCGAACTTATCTCATATATTCCCAAATAATGCCGTTTTCATCAGTGTAAAAGCTCCCATTAATTTCCATATCTCTTCCAAGAGCTTCATAATCAAAATAAAACTGTAGATTTTCGGGCATATTTCTTAAAGCTCCAGTTTCCTCTATGTAATTATAGGCAACATCTTCCATTTTACTCTCTCCAGTGCAAAGCATATCATCTATGTGCTCTATTGCTTCTTCTATATCGCTAACAACATAATTTTCAAGCATTAGTTTTACAGCCGTTCTTTCATGCTCATCCAGTCTGTCCATATCTTCAGCGATGATGTTTAATTTTTCTAAATCTGCATATTCATCTATTTGCATATAGTCGCATTCATAATCGGTTATAAAATACTCTTCGTGATGATGGTCTGAGCCGCATATTTGTCTGCCCTTATAAAGCTCATTCTCTATCGCCTCAGCCAGTTCATCCGAACTCATTGGCAGTGTATGCCAAGCTCCAACTAAGTGTCCGTTATTGTAAGCCTCTAAATCTGTTATATATACTCTCATGGTAATCCTTTTATCAAATGTTTTGAAAAATATTTGGCGACTAAAAGTCGAAACGCAAGCGAAGCTAAAAAGCTTCAAGACCTCAATGTTCTTTTGGGCTTAAATGCCCTTTTGAACACAGACCAAGAATAAATAAGGTTTAAAATAATCTGGAACTTGTTTCACATTATTTTAGAGCTTCATTTGTAAGGATTCTTGCGTCTCAAAAGGGTTTTAAGTTATGTAAAGAAACGTATCATCAATAAAAATCTCATCTGTTGAGATATACCTAGTAGATAATAAGGAGTGGGAACGACTACAACTTGAGCATGAGGAGAGACCTTGGCTCTATGAACACTATGGCAAGATTTCAGCTTGGCATCCAAATATATAAAAAAGCCAAATACCATTTATAATCTTTATAAAAGAGGTGTTTAAAATGGGTATAGAATCAATCATCAAAGAGCTTTCACGAGAAGAGCTGGAGGGCAAATTTATCAATATGTTTAACGACTACAGCGTGCTAAAAAACAATCATAAAAATCAAGAAGAAGTGCCACTTGTAGACTTTAGCGATTTTAAGATAAGAAGACGGCAGCAATATCTTCATAAGACATATTCTCAACACGCGCCTGTTCTAAACGGAATACTAAAATTATATATGGATACGCAAGATAAAAATCTGCACCACTATCTTTCAGAGCTAAATGCACAGCTGGAAAAAAAGGCTCAAGAGAATAATGACTTTGCTAAGTAGGGTTGTGTTAACCATCCCCATAAGCCTAAATAAAATCTTTGCAAACTTGTTTGGAGTGGAATGTATGTGTGGAGGGTTGGCTTTGCGAAGCAAATAGCCAATCCCTCTCATCACTAATGGTTCAAACAATGTTTAGATTTTATGATAAATGGCTGATGTGGGTTGGTGAGTCGCTTGAATAACTATTAACCAACCCTTATAACCCATAGCAGTTCAAAGCACCTTTTAGACTGCTATATAGGTGTTTGAGAGATATTTTTAGGTTCGTTTTTCTAAAGCAGTTTAAGATTTTTCAAGCCTCTTTAGATGATTTTTGCATTTTTTTAAACTGCTATCTCCCTAAAGACAGAACTGTCCTAAAGTGTTAAAAGTGAAAAGAGTTTTGAGAAGTTAAGCGACTAGTAGTGGTTCAAGAAAGGAGAGCTGCATCTCTTTTTGAACATTGTCTTTGTAATTCGGATAGTTTTTTATTTTTTGCAGATAGGCTTCATCAATCATAAAATCTACATAGCTCATAATCTCATCTTCACTGATATATCCCTTGATATACATATCTTCAACATAAAGCTTCTGATACAACTTACCATCTAGAATCTCTAGGTTGGCGTTTGCTTGGGTGTATATTGTATCAATCATATCCTCTGTTGGTAAAAAGCTGTGATGTGGATAGTCCGCTCTTCGTTTGGAAATATTATGTCGTAAAACACACCTGCTGTCTAAATGCTTATCGATAAGTGTTTTGCTCACGTAAAAGCCGATGATTTTTTTGTCGGTCCTAATATGGGTGTAATCTTTACTATCATGCAGCACTTCATTGGCAGCATGCT
Protein-coding regions in this window:
- a CDS encoding J domain-containing protein — protein: MIDYYAILNIEHNATKKEIKAAFKKEALKWHPDRNSSPEATARMQLINEAYLILKDDEARLRYDKQYQKFKQATGQEQTVSESYTREQTNWESYSIDDDILNNWIKKAKQQAKEMVMMSVEDLVGMSKAATNAAWEKTKVMILVVIIGNIILYAIYN
- a CDS encoding J domain-containing protein, translated to MFENFLGKAAEAVGKGAEALGKGAEALQKGAAAVKKAQENANIISEEHPLSTAGLEVYPNRFKYKKQTYSFADVTHIKIYWKSTTTNGVINTQQVDVSIVVSGDKLIEVSKQTMYVAPKLVKAYNYIAQKTFDYRLKYFTDFMEKNGYFILRDCKYFYKVDGFFGKKQKELSGKAKVYTDGRVSFEDKKMSLFDATLSRGMINIKVNADESFTAFIDYNDDVISALVNFILQNPQDPDDYINNYKHYKETKRNANIFLDNSLSLMAKLAYADGVVSPEEVEVVKEFLSKTMKLENQAKTEMLNTFNQAKYSPKPFEYYANILLNNFDTNLLSAVLDVLFLIAIADGTISAEEELLLLEAETIFGIKGSMYNEFKHQSHKQNKTKKEHYLDVLGLDANATQDEIKKTYRRLAMKFHPDRMRHLGEEFIHEAEAKMKEINAAYEYLKNLK
- a CDS encoding reverse transcriptase domain-containing protein; the protein is MHKIEEFYHSHKKIFEYALYQIRTKGYSEKIITKKNGGQRKLNIPPTFAKVVQKKLNTLLQDIYIPPKPVHGFIKSYKFDTKNIVSNALKHTKKSIVINVDIENFFNTVNFGRVRGLFISKPFEIDKDIATRLAQLTVFNNELPQGAPTSPIITNLICKKMDFQLLKVAKENSLVFSRYADDITFSTNKQNINIENIISDIEQVIVDNGFKINTSKTRVQLQNQTQTVTGLKVNQKVNLDRKYIRQIRSMLFSWYTDGLKEAAEKHFEKFNKQPDKYLTDLESSFKNILIGKINFLGQVKGRDNFLYIKYRHTFYLLDSNFSLSKKLNEFEKLDLNHLNQRCVTTIFTQIYSSILVFTEGITDIMYMKKALKYFQEKGKYEGLHLRYCNLESWSNVSNIHKVFYENQKDLSIINMRKCILPYVKDDLKFCFILDADDRNIKQYFERYKHTNYFLIDDDRSGYIEKLFEQGIVIDKIKKLGYTIDTTKEGLQKSTIKALKEYVSSELVTEEAIHSIPSTSYIAYKDKIIKKTDLANFITKDDSVTYDDFESIFVYLDSMKHNKDYVKPLCCNSLY
- a CDS encoding tyrosine-type recombinase/integrase, which gives rise to MAVEHKKTSCKDLFFRDTDDGDIIYYILKPQKNSKEDKEKIIGKKSEGITEEEMCEKWIKKLRPRERYATSKTGVFWRHCTTNGKDDKTYYITYKVQDEQNPAKTKTVETVVGKHSQNVRVAYAHQKYIETVNNLKTGEPVPIKRKKKKYYTLQDAFNEYIKHTKNEKKTWKKDEEIYTNHLAKFHNTELVSLTQADFNDLKNEKLKTHSKRTVQYILAVARQIINYAIAHSKDKEVQRYVNPVANGKVKIKKLNNENTAFFTYEQMETLLKELEKYKLSSSLTYQLTIALLHTGARFSEVATLTWDDINIKEKTFYFKSTKEGNERHVSMSPQLESIIKELPKRGSLVFTTPRGTQILQMPDSWQRTVDKLFPENVITVQRTKDGIMLELSDTDRELLEKQTKKRLTVHSLRHTHASWMAMSGNFTLLEIRDELGHKTTKMTERYAHLMPEARHQKVSALFEKF
- a CDS encoding S1C family serine protease; the protein is MKKLFLLLISTTFLVASSLPIESIVKIHTSTSTADYKYPWQTSKIFRYVGSGAIIDGNRILTSAHVVSGAKFLEVQKENDPKKYIANVKYISHQADLAIVEVQDAGFFKGTKPLKLNENVKPRDEITVLGYPLGGQSISTTTGVISRIEYTSYVWSAEQLLAIQVDAAINSGNSGGPAIDKNGDIVGISMMSLKNASNISYIVPSVIINTFLTDVEDGKVDGFGEDGLSVNFIRNDSVKEYFGLQDGSGILITKVDYGVKDFKENDILLEIDGKAVANDGTIESQFGRVNASLLMHKKQIGDTLNIKVLRDKKIVSFTHTIERLSPLIVYEFEKEPRYCIFGGLAFTPLTKNYISAISDKASGINMLFYKKGKTEDFDEPVVWMQTIFPHNVNRGYWSGAFVVETVNGVKVKNFKHFIQLIDNLDTQFVVIETMENQKIILNVKEARESYNDLKRIYYLNSDRRVD
- a CDS encoding antirestriction protein ArdA — its product is MRVYITDLEAYNNGHLVGAWHTLPMSSDELAEAIENELYKGRQICGSDHHHEEYFITDYECDYMQIDEYADLEKLNIIAEDMDRLDEHERTAVKLMLENYVVSDIEEAIEHIDDMLCTGESKMEDVAYNYIEETGALRNMPENLQFYFDYEALGRDMEINGSFYTDENGIIWEYMR